Proteins co-encoded in one Plasmodium coatneyi strain Hackeri chromosome 7, complete sequence genomic window:
- a CDS encoding KIR protein has protein sequence MSILQNKFIIYDAVYINNGSNTREDANELRDKLGKRQGIENIVNEIVESYCYIYKEKHVNAPDHDWCFWFYYWVGSTIFKESKESGFVDFMEKVYNALEKVSVARKCKKIDEYIAESTFKQMRKMYEYYQDYGTIKQQLQRSGNQCDEKYDQHLQDILNDYDKVKSICGAAATYKEHCSAFQDMFNNQDYKNLLTQPREVMTVSESMEELSVPSTENTSLSTVISSTIVTLIGLPAAVAFFLYKYNLLPSWINGIFIKGSNKNSNNKNRRKRTTAMGRHNFNDLTENGSTIGSPTDYSTSNLSTDNSTIYDCGRNNKYNLLLLLPYIISSMWRIE, from the exons ATGAGCATACTTCAGAAtaaattcattatatacgACGCAGTCTATATTAACAATGGTAGCAACACCAGGGAAGACGCTAACG AGTTAAGGGATAAGTTAGGGAAACGTCAGGGCATAGAGAACATTGTCAATGAAATTGTAGAATCCTactgttacatatataaagaaaaacatgTCAATGCACCTGATCATGATTGGTGTTTTTGGTTCTATTACTGGGTAGGGAGTACCATCTTTAAGGAATCCAAAGAAAGTGGATTCGTCGACTTCATGGAGAAAGTTTATAATGCATTGGAAAAGGTAAGTGTTGCGCGTAAGTGTAAAAAGATAGATGAATATATTGCCGAAAGCACTTTcaaacaaatgagaaaaatgtacGAGTACTACCAGGACTATGGTACTATAAAACAACAGTTACAGAGAAGTGGTAACCAATGTGATGAAAAGTATGATCAGCACCTCCAAGATATTCTTAACGATTATGATAAAGTGAAGAGTATATGTGGGGCAGCAGCAACTTATAAAGAACACTGTAGTGCCTTCCAGGACATGTTCAATAACCAAGATTACAAGAACCTACTAACACAACCACGTGAAGTTATGACTGTCTCAGAGTCCATGGAAGAACTTTCTGTACCCAGTACAGAAAATACATCACTTTCTACTGTCATCTCCTCCACAATTGTCACATTgataggattaccagcagctgtcgctttcttcctctacaag tataaccTCCTACCTTCATGGATAAATGGCATCTTCATTAAGGGAAGCAATAAAAATAGCAACAATaagaacagaagaaaaagaacaacagcaATGGGACGACATAACTTTAACGATTTAACAGAAAATggttcaacaataggttcgCCAACAGATTACTCCACATCAAATCTGTcaacagacaattctaccatatatgattGTG gaaggaacaataagtATAATCTACTGCTGTTGCTGCCCTACATTATAAGTAGCATGTGGAGAATTGAATGA